Within the Trichoderma breve strain T069 chromosome 3, whole genome shotgun sequence genome, the region GAGTTAAAGTTAAAACACTACCAATAATAGGATAACTGTATATTGATTCATTGTTCCGACCAACAGCTGCGCCATACACGTCCTCAAACCCATTTAATAGCGTCTTCTAGTAGCCAATGAACCGTCTCCAACACCGTCTTCTCATCGTTTCCTGCATCTACGGATACAATGTCATATTCTTTGCTGCTAGGCGGCTCATACAAGTCAATCTGGCTGTCAACCAATGCTTCACTCATATAATGCCCCTTACGCTCTTGCAATCTCTTGACAAGAACCTCTTTGTCGGCCTCCAGGCTGATAAAAACAACTTTCACCTTGTGTGCAGCCATATGGTGACGAATCTGGTCACGATATACTTCCTTTAGTGCAGAGCAGCTGATGACTACTGAGCCATAAGCAAGGTCGACGAGCGTACCCAATGCACGTTGATTGATTCGATCTAGCCACGATATGCGATCGTCATCGGTGAGGCTCACACCGGACCGCATTTTCTCAACAGCCTGGCGAGAGTGCAATTCATCGCCTTCGATAAATGGAACATCGAGGCTTTGTGATATCTGCTTTCCGATTGTAGATTTGCCCGTTCCGCAAGGTCCGATTATGACGATTGCCAATTTCTCAACGCCAGAGGGAGATGCTGATTTCTTCCACGCTCTTTCGGTTAGGTAACCGACGAACTTTGTGACGTGGTCATCCCGCAGATTGGGAACTTTGTTCAAAGCTGGCGACAAAGATCTCGCGACATCGGTGGCAAACATTTTCGACGGACTAAATGAATCCTTATCATACTTGGTTGCGAAGAAGTCTGTCAGTTTGATAGGCGGATTGGCGATTGGATCGGGATTCGACGATCGTAGTCTTCTAATCCACTCCTTTGgctcaacttcatcaaaCACAAGTCCACATTTGCGTAGAGCTGGCAGAAGATCATCGCTCCAGCTAAAGACTTGCGgattggtgatgttggcgaAAATACTACCTGCAGTCGAAAGTGATATGTCTGTAACAGCATCCGCTACAACATCGACAGGTAGCCATGATGGTGTTTCTTGGAGTTTTGGTAGAGCTCCTATCGTTATTGCAGTTTGCATCATCATAGGTACGGCTTCCTGAGCATTCCAGACGCCGTGCTCTGTATCCCCGATGATTTGTCCGACGCGCAGCACGCGAGCCGTAACGCCTTGAGATGAGGCTTTGGCACAGATATGCTCAGCTACCGACTTAGACTGTGCATATCCCATATTCTGGGCCCATGCAAAGTCTGGAGAGCGTTCAGGTACCGGGATAACTGTCGCCTGTGAACATGTACTGACAGATGAACAAAAGTTCATTGTTGCTGGAGGCTGCGCGGCTTGACAGAGATGTATGAGGTGAGATACACCTGCAATATTGCCCTTTTCGAAGCTGGATAAATGCATGTTAAAGTTGACTGACCAAGCACAATGGATAACGGCAGACAATTCTTCCGTAATTGTCTCATAGGTTGATTTGGAGAGGCCAAGATCTGGTTCGGCCAGATTGGAAGGCAGGACCACGATCTTGCGCCGAGAAGACAGCGATAATGAATGGTATACCCTTCTCTGTATCATCGAGCTCACCACTCGTTTATAGCCATGGGATGCATCATCAGCCCGGACAAGACAGTAGATTCGGTCAATGTCTGGTCGAGAAGCTAATTTTGCAACGACATGGGCCCCCAGAGAACCGGTAGCTCCCGTAACAACCTGGTACAGACAAATGTTAAAAGGGGATTGGATTGAAAGCCTCGTGAGTAAATGAACTTACTATGGATGATTTTGAAGGTTTGGACATGAACGCATTCGAATACTGCGCCACGAGTCTTTCCATCTGTTGTTCGATCGATGGCTCCTCACTCTTATCACCACCCATTCGGAGGCTAAGTAAGAAAGAGCTCAGTTTATTGATCGAAGGCTGTTCGAACACGATTTGTTGTCCAAGTTTATTTCCCCCAATGTTAACTGTCCTCAGTATCTCACTTCTCATTTGGATAGCTTGCAGAGAGTCCAGACCCAACACAAAAAAGTCATCGTCGTCTGCAATAGTTGTAGGTGAATCAGCGGTCTTCTGAAGCAAGCCTCTCAAAAACTGGCGAAGCTCTGGGAGGCCAAGTTGCACAAGCTCTCCAGACACAGTGTCGGCAAGATCATATGTCTCTTCAATTTCTTGCTGGAATTGCTTGTAAAAAGCCTGACGAATTATGCTCCCTTTGTCTGTTCGAGGATACGAACAATCGTGTGGCAATACTCGAATCATGTTCCGCGAAATTCGGGCAAATGCATCCGCAGATTTGTTTGCTGACTCGACGACTGGCCAAATCGTATCAAGAATCTCCTGATTAGTACGAGCGGCCAATCGTGCAGCTGGAATAAGCAGCATCCCAAGATGCGCTCGACCAGCACCGAATACAACGGCTTCGGCGACATTTTTGTTAGATCGTATCTTTCCCTCCATCATTACAGGGTTAAATTTCTCGCCGTTCACAAGAACTATGGTATCGTCGAGGCGGGCAATGTACTTCCATGCTCGAGGAATACTTGGATGAGGTTGGAATAGGTCTTTGGTGGCATAAGAGCCGTCAGGCTGGTTAGATTGCACCTTAGATGGCCATCCATCTAATACAACGCATTCGTATAAATTTGGGCCGCGCGGAACCCATTGCAAGAACTTGGAGAGTTTCTCACTTTCTCGTACATAATTCCACTCTTTGTCGCCCTCAGCTCGGAAAGAAGTCATCAGTTGCCCAACTTCTGTCCTGTTAATGGTTAATATTGCAGTCAATGAGAATATTATTAGGTACCAAATAGACTCACGCGCCGTAATGACCGATTAAGTTGACTCCATTATCGACAAGAAGGTTTCCGAGATCATCTGGACAGGCTGAG harbors:
- a CDS encoding male sterility protein domain-containing protein, translating into MPATIYVPSSRPDTPSNAPGHILTQSSSTAANAFKSDSALRTVDALVRQRAISYPEDHIVSYPRSGIDFIDYNLRELDVFAWRAANRYAQYVPARKSSQEKPRVVALLGLSNFEYLITLLALTKLGHTVLLVSTRITVEAVESLINATSAATIIADKRHSNTAKEVQGLVPSLQLLDIVDRAVFEYSIEAHGDTQLDSQLDAEIETQNIAFIIHSSGSTGHPKPIYQPHKSCLANYSVSMNMKSFITLPLFHNHGICNFFRALHSRKSIHLYNAELPLTQDYLLKIMQANNFEIFYGVPYALKLLSETQKGISVLQELKVVMYGGSACPDDLGNLLVDNGVNLIGHYGATEVGQLMTSFRAEGDKEWNYVRESEKLSKFLQWVPRGPNLYECVVLDGWPSKVQSNQPDGSYATKDLFQPHPSIPRAWKYIARLDDTIVLVNGEKFNPVMMEGKIRSNKNVAEAVVFGAGRAHLGMLLIPAARLAARTNQEILDTIWPVVESANKSADAFARISRNMIRVLPHDCSYPRTDKGSIIRQAFYKQFQQEIEETYDLADTVSGELVQLGLPELRQFLRGLLQKTADSPTTIADDDDFFVLGLDSLQAIQMRSEILRTVNIGGNKLGQQIVFEQPSINKLSSFLLSLRMGGDKSEEPSIEQQMERLVAQYSNAFMSKPSKSSIVVTGATGSLGAHVVAKLASRPDIDRIYCLVRADDASHGYKRVVSSMIQRRVYHSLSLSSRRKIVVLPSNLAEPDLGLSKSTYETITEELSAVIHCAWSVNFNMHLSSFEKGNIAGVSHLIHLCQAAQPPATMNFCSSVSTCSQATVIPVPERSPDFAWAQNMGYAQSKSVAEHICAKASSQGVTARVLRVGQIIGDTEHGVWNAQEAVPMMMQTAITIGALPKLQETPSWLPVDVVADAVTDISLSTAGSIFANITNPQVFSWSDDLLPALRKCGLVFDEVEPKEWIRRLRSSNPDPIANPPIKLTDFFATKYDKDSFSPSKMFATDVARSLSPALNKVPNLRDDHVTKFVGYLTERAWKKSASPSGVEKLAIVIIGPCGTGKSTIGKQISQSLDVPFIEGDELHSRQAVEKMRSGVSLTDDDRISWLDRINQRALGTLVDLAYGSVVISCSALKEVYRDQIRHHMAAHKVKVVFISLEADKEVLVKRLQERKGHYMSEALVDSQIDLYEPPSSKEYDIVSVDAGNDEKTVLETVHWLLEDAIKWV